The window ACCCTCAGCTTTACTCAAGTTAGCTTCGGCTATTTCAAGTGCCTTTTGAGCTTCTTCCGGATCAATATCACTACCCAGTTCCGCATCATTTCCTAAAATGATGATCTCATTATTAACTATTCTCGCAAAACCGCTCCACAGAACCGCCGTTAACCATTGGTCGTTGAGGAGGCGTATTCTCAAAGGACCCATATCTACTGCTGTGTTAATAGGGGCGTGGTTTGGTAATACGCCAATTTGGCCACTATTCGTGGATAAAATGATTTCTTTCACTTCACAATCCCAAATAATTCGCTTAGGAGTCAGTACATAAAGATTTAATTTCATTTCTgcgatttgttctcctcttctaagGTTATAGCTTTCGTGCTAGCTTCATCGATGTTACCCACCAAATAAAAAGCCTGTTCAGGTAGGCCGTCTAATTCTCCGGAAAGGATTAGTTGAAATCCCCTAATAGTTTCCGCAAGAGCAACATACTTTCCTGGAGAACCAGTAAAAACTTCTGCCACAAAGAACGGTTGTGATAAGAAACGCTCAATTTTTCTTGCTCTTGCTACAGTTAAACGATCCTCTTCCGATAATTCATCCAAGCCAAGAATTGCGATAATGTCCTGAAGTTCTTTGTAACGTTGTAAAGTTTCCTTAACTCTTTGCGCAGTTTCATAATGTTCGTTGCCAACGATCCGAGGCTGTAACATAGTTGATGTTGAATCTAAAGGATCTACTGCTGGATAAATACCCTTGGAAGCTAATCCTCTGGAAAGTACGGTAGTAGCATCCAAAtgtgcaaatgttgtggcaggggCAGGGTCGGTCAAATCGTCCGCAGGTACATAAACTGCTTGAATCGAAGTTATAGATCCCTTTTTAGTAGAAGCAATTCTTTCTTGCAAAGAACCCATTTCTGTACTAAGAGTAGGTTGATAACCCACTGCGGAGGGCATTCTCCCTAATAAAGCGGATACCTCTGATCCTGCTTGAACAAAACGAAAGATATTATCGATAAATAAAAGCACGTCTTGCTTATTAACATCTCGGAAATATTCTGCCATAGTTAGGGCAGTTAAACCAACTCTCATACGAGCTCCCGGTGGTTCATTCATTTGGCCATAGACTAGAGCTACCTTTGATTCTTCAATATTTTTTTCATTAATTACTCCGGATTCCTTCATTTCCATATAAAGATCATTTCCTTCACGAGTCCGTTCCCCTACTCCACCGAATACGGATACGCCCCCATGAGCTTTAGCAATGTTATTGATTAATTCCATGATCAGTACTGTTTTACCTACTCCAGCCCCCCCAAATAGTCCTATTTTTCCTCCACGTCGATAAGGAGCTAAAAGATCGACGACCTTAATACCTGTTTCAAAGATGGATAATTTCGTATCTAACTCGATAAAGGCAGGCGCAGATCTATGAATAGGGAACGTTGCACT is drawn from Hordeum vulgare subsp. vulgare unplaced genomic scaffold, MorexV3_pseudomolecules_assembly, whole genome shotgun sequence and contains these coding sequences:
- the LOC123420071 gene encoding ATP synthase subunit beta, chloroplastic; its protein translation is MRTNPTTSRPGVSTSEEKSTGRIDQIIGPVLDVTFPPGKLPYIYNALVVQSRDTADKQINVTCEVQQLLGNNRVRAVAMSATDGLMRGMEVIDTGAPLSVPVGGATLGRIFNVLGEPVDNLGPVDSSATFPIHRSAPAFIELDTKLSIFETGIKVVDLLAPYRRGGKIGLFGGAGVGKTVLIMELINNIAKAHGGVSVFGGVGERTREGNDLYMEMKESGVINEKNIEESKVALVYGQMNEPPGARMRVGLTALTMAEYFRDVNKQDVLLFIDNIFRFVQAGSEVSALLGRMPSAVGYQPTLSTEMGSLQERIASTKKGSITSIQAVYVPADDLTDPAPATTFAHLDATTVLSRGLASKGIYPAVDPLDSTSTMLQPRIVGNEHYETAQRVKETLQRYKELQDIIAILGLDELSEEDRLTVARARKIERFLSQPFFVAEVFTGSPGKYVALAETIRGFQLILSGELDGLPEQAFYLVGNIDEASTKAITLEEENKSQK